A segment of the Cololabis saira isolate AMF1-May2022 chromosome 3, fColSai1.1, whole genome shotgun sequence genome:
acaagttttttttttttattgaaacttagatacaaacaaacaaggcacaTAAACGTCATagaattacaaacttttgccttgggttgagcgacatcagtattacaaaatatacactgagaatctaattattgtacaaaataaaaaataaataaataaaaaaaaataactcacaagggccatctcatattaaatcatctctttcaagtaaagaaaatagtttaagggctttcttttctttaacaagactCAAAGACTTACTCGACAGCTttagctcatttctccaatGGGCCAAACACGGTTTGGTCTTAAAATatctacatttgtgaatgaagaattttcccaataacaccaaattattaaggacaaatcatggtttacagcttaagaaaactcaaatatcctatctaaaaaaattagaatattctgggaatcttaatcttaaactgtaagccataatcagcaatattaaaataataaaaggcttgcaatatttcagttgatttgtaatgaatccaatgtatgacatttttgtttttttaatttaattttttaataaaGTTCCTCTTTCAACCCTTGATATTTTTAAAGCTCTTCAAATCCTTTGAATAATGGTAAACACcccattttcagtctatttggtgttttttttgttgtttttatttattttatttatttattttttattttttttttataaatagcaTGAATTTGTTAGATATCTGTCAGCCTAGtgcaggggttggcaacccaaaatgttgaaagagccatattggaccaaaaacacaaaaaacaaatatgtctggagccgcaaaagatgaaaagttttgtataagccttacaatgaagacaacacatgctgcatgtatctatattagttataactgggggaagattttttttttcattatgcacttcgagaaaaaagtcgaaatgtcgagaaaaaagtcgaaatttcaagattaatgttaatGAAGTACGatcttgagaaaaagtcgaaatgtcgagaaaaaagtcgaaatgttgagaagaaagtcgaaatgttgagaaaaaagtcgaaatgtcgagaaaaaagtcgaaatgttgagaaaaaagtcgaaatgtcgggattaaaaaggaaaggaaaaaggaagaaaaaaagaggaaaaaaaggaaaaaaagaagaaaaaggaaaaaaagaagaaaaaaagaggaaaaaaagaaaaaaaagaagaaaaaaacgaaaaaaaaaggtcaaacatttttgaaaaagctccagggagccactagggcggcgctaaagagccgcatgcggcctGAAGTACGCTGTTATACCGACAGGACTGTTTTGTTCAATACCGGACTCAAGAGTCTCAGGTTGGTGGAGCTTGAACGCTGATAAGACAAAGACAGGCTGTGCTCAAGTACTTCAAAAGTATCCATAAGGTGACCAGCAAGTCTGTAGCTGACAACAAGACTGAACAATCTGGCGATGAGTGGGGTGGAAACCGAGGGCTTTTATCCAGGAATGGTGAGTAGAGTAGTAgggacacaaacaaacacatgccTTCTTGGACGGAGAGGGCCCAGATCCAAACATGGAGAAAGACTTAACAGTGTCCACCAAATATTACAAGTACATTCTCCCAAGTTTTACAGTACTTGCAAAGTATATACAAAGTATGCCACGTCTGAACTCCTCATTCCTGCTAGATTATAAGGTAGTTGGTAGTTCAAATGACTCTACATAACACAATGGTTCGAACATCTCTAAATAATCATAGGGCCAGGCCAGCATGTGCTTGTGCATCACAGCTTCAGCAAATACCAATATTTAAAGGTATTGAAATACTTGAAAACAACATAAAGGGCCCTTATGACCACATTTAACATCTTACCCTGCTGTTACAAAAATGAAGAGAACataatttacataattgcatttaatggtttgcaaagTCATCAGCTAAGAAACGTCTAACAGTTTTTCACAGCTGCAGTCTGAAGTGTTGCCACAAAATGCCATACTGCTGGTATAAGCataattttcaactttcaacaaaAAGGTACACCTTTTGGACTGTCTTGTCCACTTCACTAAGTTCTGTGACTTTGAAATTAAATCATACATAATTCACAGTACCAGCAAGAAATGTAAGTTTGTTtttagtaaaatcatacataaaGTACTGATTTACTGTAACTTTAAAACATATTAGTAATATACTATATTAAGCAATGTTTTCATCTTTAAAGCCAGCTACATAAAAAAGAGACATTGGTAATATAATAAAAAGTGAACATGTTCCGTTCTTGCAAAGGCATAATATCAGGTTTTTGAAGTGACTGCCTAATTAAATTCCTCCTAAAAAAAGACAAGCATGCCTCTGAAAAAGGAGGTGGGGTTTAGAGGCTGACTTCACCCCTCAAAGCTTCTGCTACAGAGATAAAGACGTGGCCGAAAAGAGAGACGTAACACAATCTTTATCTTTAACCAAAGCGTGTCTCAGACCTTTCATTAAGACCTCAGGATGTTATGTCAACTTGTCATAAAGAGtcatatgtatttattaaacaaaataaagttAGCAACATATGGCATGAAAAGTCTCCAGTTAGATAGATCTGCAGTGATATATATGAAGAATGATTAATCAGAGCTTTATTTTCAAAATTCGGCACAATTAGGAATAAAAAATCATATCTTGTCTTCAGCAGTGCCATCCACCTTTAATGTGAAACCATTCTGGGAATACTTTGGATGAGTCAGACTTCAAGGAGTGACCATTGAGTAATAAAGCTGTAACTTTACCAATGTGAAATGTTATAAAAGTCCCTCTCATGGAAGACAGATCTTCTCTTTGTTGTCATGCCTATATTACAAGTCATTCTTGAATTAACTCCAATAATGAAACATCAGAGCAAGACAATTATTTCTCAGCACCAAGTACAATGCGAAGCAGATGCCCAACTCAGCTAACCagtcttgtttttaaatttaacgTGCGCGTATTCACATTCTACTTTCTTCCTCAAATTTCTAGGCCCCAATTCATTGTGCGGAATCCCCATCTCTTGTGTTTCACCCATGACATTTCTGGAGACACCCCCTGCCGCGCATTTCTCTTCCTCCGCATGGGCACGCTCAGATGGATCCATGTCTACAGAGTTCTTCTCCTTCTTAGCTTTGCTCTTCCAAATCACACTGGTGTAAACCACGTCTTCACCATTCTCCCCTGAGCTTTTACTGGCTCCCTCTGCGTTGCCAGGGCCGTTGTTCAGCTGGGATCTAGCTGCTGGGCGGACGGCAACTTCCCGTTTCATCTCACTGGTGTTGACATAGCTGTCATCGTCTTCCGTGTTGTCTACCTACAAGTAAGGAGAAAGATTAAGTTAGGTTTTCAATTCTCTTTAACTTACTAGGATAATCTGCTAATACATGTGTGTTAAGTGTTACATTTCAGATGTAAAACACAGTACAAAGTACCTCATTTTGTTCACGTCTTAGAAGATGACCTGAAGCATTAGCGTGGATTTCATTCGTGAGCTGACTCTTGGTGTTACGGCGGTAATTCACAACACTAGGAGGATGGAAACAGAACCATTTATGTTTGGTAGTTGAAAGAAAATGCTCAATGTGctctattttatttgatttgattattttatttttgtacatgtaaaaaaaaacaacacttcatgagaagtttaggaaaacaaaacaacaaaacaaagaatttcatcatttaaaacttgctatcttaatttacatgtgccaaaaaaggagtaggaagaagtgtaaacttatttagtcctaccccattcactgatcatttaacctgtatttataaatattcacacactgtacacacactgctaaataacagtattattatacAGTATTATTTTAGTGAGAAGAAAGAAGACAAAAGCATCATTGTAATATGTGTCAGGGAAGGGTAGAgttggacccagatgcaggaaacGAAGAGGTAGGATTAGTGAAGTGCCTTGCCGAGGCTTCGAACCGCGTATCGAGTAATCCAGGAAGTACTGTATACTGTGAAGCGCGTATCCAAGCATGTATCGATAACATCGGCAATAACGTCCAAAGCTTCACCTGCTCTTCCGCCTACCGGTTCAGGAAGTGGTTCACGATATGGCACGCTACTCGAAATAAAAGGGACAGTGAAACACAATGCAGGTCACCTTGTAATATTTATGCATCGATTGCGGTAATGGTTTGCGTTTCAAGAGTATTACCACTATTCTGTTATGGAGCCAGTGAGAAAGAGGAAGATTTCCCCTGTTCgggagttttttttaatataatttttccCAACAAGGTATGTACTAATTAATTACATGAGATGAATTTTCTAAAAATATTAGTAATAATGATTgtactatttttcttatttacttTGTTTTCTATTTCTCTTTTGCAAGGTGAAAAACTGAGGTAGAAAAGAAAGGACACTTGAAAAATACACAAGGTCAACCCAGGTCAACACAAGCATATTCATTGTCCCGACCCCCCATTCTCACTTTCCCTTATGactctttatgaaaataaatggCCTATTTAAACCAATACAAAGTTCAAAATATATATCTACAGACCACTATCAATGCAATATTTCTTCCTGTTTCATTTCTTTTGGCCAGTAGATGGCCTAGTAGAGCAAGTGGAGCCCCAAGAAGCTTTGTGCTTGAGTGAACCAATTTGATGAAAAGTTTCATGAAGATTCATTTTCCCATTACTAGGCAGGAGTTCTAGAAAACAGTGATTCATTTAACAAAAGACACACAAGCATAAACATGGCAAAAATACAAAGACCTGACCTGAAACATGGGGGATAGGAAcaatacggaccagcagggagcaaaggaaagacgagacaagatatacacagaaggcttgacgagacacaggtcaGATGGGAACAAGGCAACTCAAGACATaatttaaacacaaggacatgaggtttcaaaataaaacaggaacttgaATACCAAAACTGTGGTTTCATTGGATTATCAAAGTGTGCACCGTGAGAAAGCTGCTGTGGAATCCAAATGCATCATAAGCAAAAACATTTGTATGCAAGAGATCAGATATGCTTGATCATGAAGAAAACTAAATCCATTTAAAAATACTTGACTTCACTTCACTTGACCTACAACCACTTCCCtaacaatgtgtgtgtgtgcatgtgcgtgtcgCGAACCGCTCACCTACCTTATACAAAACAGCAGAACACATATTAATCCCAGTAAAACCGTAGATGCGATGAACACATGCAGCAGTTGTcgatctgaaactgaaagatTAGGAGTAAAATATGTAGTTATGTGCAAAAAGGTGGAaacaatattattttttttaattgaaaaatgtGAACATACTAAAATCTAATATTTCAAATCATAAATATAAAGTCTTGTAAATGTCCATTTTACCAAAGTGATATTATTCCTCCTCATAAAACAATTTGTTACATTTTtaagaaaagtggaaaaaacaagtattgttgttgttttcgtTGTTTAGTACAGTTTGCTGGTTTTGAGAATGCTAACACAATGCAAAGAAGGGATGACATAAGCAATGATCTTAGAGAAGTAATTGACACTTCAATTTGGAAAAGATTAATGAACCATATCCAAAAAGGTTGCACAAAAAtcgcacaaaaaacaaaacaaacaaacaaaaaaaatcacaagtgGAAAGCAGTCACCACAGTTTCCGAAGATTCAGCATCCCAGCAAATTTAGCTTTAGATCCGCCCACGGATTGCTCAGGGAAAACTGAAAAATCCAAGCACTATATTGCAGACCCTACAGCTTTAACTGAGCCTGTTAAACGTTAATGTCCATAACAACACTAGTAGAAAAAGAGTCAATAAGAATGGTGTGTTTGGAAAAGTTGTAAGAAGTAatgttttctgtttaaaaagaacaTTGGGCGCATCTGATATTTGCTAAACTTAATCTGAACAAGCTACACAACATCTGGAGCAATGCCGCTCTTACATATGAGAACAAAGTTGTTTAGCCTTAAGGCATAGCATTGTCTTTGGCAAAAACCAATCACAGGATTTCAGCAGGAATACCTCAAAGCCACTGTCATCATGAcggtggagggatgatgatATTAGGTTGTATTTCAGGCTCATGACCTGGGCATCTCGCAGTCATGGAAATGACCATACATTTTCTGTATACTAGAGTATTCTGGAGGCAAATGTTAGATAATTTGTCCAATGATTATATCTTGGTTGCAAATGGGTCGTGCAACACGACAATGATCTCAACCTGTAAATTTACATCAGGAAGGTTAAAATATTGAGAATAAAGGTTTTGGGATGACCTCGTCAAAGTCCAGATGTCAACCTTGGTATATGGACACTATGAATAAGGGAATGGCAGGTACAATTTTAAAAGAAGAATGCatcaaaattcctccacaaaaCTGTAAGAGTAATAAAGTTCTGTTTATTGCGAAAGAAATTGATTCTTCAAGAATCTAAAATATATCTTGGGATATTCAGTGTTGCACGTATGATGTCATTTCCTTTTTGACTTCACATTTGTTAAGCATAATAGTAACCAAATAACAGAACAGTTAAATGGTTAGATATTTTAGCTTGTGTGGGGATGTATTTTACCCAAGTCCCTGTTTTCCTGTCTTTTTAAGTTGGTTCATTTGAACCAACTCAAATAAATTAGTCCAGTTTGAAAGAGCAAAAATTAAGTTTATCTTCGTAAAGTATCATGAAATGTGAAGAGGTAATGTGTCTTTAAGAGAATAGCTAGACAGGTTTAGCTCAAGTGTCCTTTTTATGATTTATGTGTGACTATTTGCAGAAATATTTACAGTGACTGTGCTTTGTTTTGGTCCAATTCCTAGATCCAATTCCtaatttttcctctcttttttaagGATTTAGAAGCAAGTTACTGAATAATAATCAGAGCACACAATTAAACTAAGTATTCATAATTAGTTACAGGACAAAAAACACTATATTTAATCTGAAATAAGACATTTCTTTGGTAAGTTCAGGTAAACTGtacctcacaaaaacaacacaaaaacactgTGCTGCCTTGGCACAAAGAGGCCAATATTCTTCTACTGTTGTCATTGACCTGGTATTAAACATGATCCGGGTGCAGTTTATGCCTGGTTAGcgtaaaatacaatttaaaggaATTCAAAGGTAACACAGAGTATGACATAAGACAGACCTTGATTTTCTGCTGAGATCTGAAGACAGTTGCCACAAAACCGGTGATTGGCTGATCCGAGATAGTTGAAGCTGCGGCAGAGCAAGGTGGACAGATCTCTCTCCTGTGGCTGACTCACTGTGATGATGCTCCTCACATGTTTGTCATTCAGAGAGTCCTTGCTGACTGCAAACTTTCCAGATTGATTGACAGGTAGTCCATCCAAATACCAATGCACAGAAGGAGAAGGATTTCCTTCAGTCTCACAGGAACAGTTGACCAGACCTGCAGTTGTGTTGCAGACAGATGAGAGCAGGATCTGTGGAGGAACTGTAACGACAGTAGTGAAAATGGTTAACTGATTCaatgttgaattaaatgttctTAAGGGGATTAAAACATGTGTGAAAAAATAACTGTGGAAACAGCTATGAATAATAATGATGCATACATTGAACATCTATTTTACTGTATTTAGAGCGTCCATCTCCGAGGTAATTTCCAGCTTTGCAGAAGAAGAACCTGTTAACAGTTGATGCTGTGATGGTTAAAACACGTCCAGTCCCAATAACAGTCTCCTGGTGTCCATCAGCTCTGTACCAGGTGTAGCTCTTTACTGGAGGGTTGGCATCACTACTGCATGTCAGAGTCACAGCTGTGTTCTCTGGTACTGGACCAGATGGACTGACAGAAACTCTGGTTTCTTTAGGTAAATCTGTAAAATTAAATATTGAAAAATGCTTAATACTGTTGTATAATGATTAGTGCattcttttccacattttccaTATCTTTCAGACCAAAGATCAGGATGCTTTGaccatattttttaattattagttttattcttttattgtccTTCCCCTTTAAAAACACTTGTTTTCTTGTCAAACCGTTTTTACAGTAAGTATATGGGTATGGGTTGGACCTTTGACTGCATAACAACAGAGGATCGTAGTTAAAAAGAACGAGTTCAAAAACTGTGTAAAAGTGGTAGAATATTCAAGACAATTTAATTTGGACTTATGACAACCTATTGTTTCACCATGAAtatgttctctttttttgtacTCTTGCAGCTTGCATAATTACTTTAATCAATTGCACAGTCTTtttgcttcttcttctttttcactgACTATATACAGTATCAAGAAAACGTAAGAAAGAAGCCCAAAAACAATTATGCTTACTTACAACTTTAAGCATTTTGTAAATATTCCTCTACATTGGTCGATAATGGATATTTCATTGATGTAAAAACAGAGTATGTGCAAGATATATACTGGAACTTGttatttttttgcttcttttaacCAATGTCATGATTTATCACTTtgatataaaacaaaaacaatatctGTGGAGGAAGTGTGATATAAGAAAAGAAGAGTTGAATGAAATCATGTCTGCTTATCTTCATTTAAATATGTTGAACAAGACAATGGTAAAGCTGTGAAGGTAATCATTATGATACATACACTGAACATCTATCACGTGTTTTCCAGAACGTCCGTCTCCGAAGTCATTTCCAGCTTTACAGAAGAAGAACCTGCTAACAGTTGATGCTGTGATGGTTAAAACACGTCCAGTCCCAATGACAGTCTCCTTGTGTCCATCAGCTCTGTACCAGGTGTAGCTCTTTACTGGAGGGTTGGCATCACTACTGCATGTCAGAGTCACAGCTGTGTTCTCTGGTACTGGACCAGATGGACTGGCAAGGACTCTGGTGTCTTTAGGTGAAACTGAAAAAGGAATGATATACATTGGTTTAGATGTTGTTGTATTGATTCCCACCTCTTTAAGGAACCAAAGTGTTTTGGTTTTAAGTTATGCGGAACACCTGTTGCAGGATGTCATCTCCACATCTCCTTTATGTGTATTTCAAGAATCTGTAGCTAGATTACCAGCCACAAGCACCGAAACAAGCTTTCAGGTGATGCACTTTATGGCTCTTCTCAGATGTCCCTTGTTCtgtttcattacaaataaatgattgatctggaaaaaagtcaattttcaATAGCGATTAGATAACACTGTGTGACGATGACCAAGCCGGACTTGCCGAACATGGACTTCAGGTTGAGGTTaaacagaacctgaagtaaACCTATTCACTTGCAGGAGACATAGTGTAAGCTGATGTGTCTATAATCATGTGCTTTCTGTAATCAAAAATAGATTTATAGCTCATTCTGAGTTTACTTAACCAGTAAAGTCATAAAACCGTGTTTTTTTAATATCCCTATGCTCTAAATTCCAGTGTTTTCACTCTACGAGCCTCAATTAATCAAAATGAAGGAAAATCTCTGTAAATTCTTAAGTTATtgcaatggatggatggatggatagatggatagatggatagatggatagatggatagatggatggatagatagattgaATTGGTTATCTTTATTCACGGTCTTAAATTAGATAATTCTTTTAAATCCAGACAGCATACAAGTGGAACTGTCATAAAGATTTtaactaaactatcaactatctaATCACAAACTTATGGATGGTCCTTGAATCATACTCATTGATACTGAACTAAAACTTTAAGGAGAACTTAAAAGGTACAGAGTCTGGGAACATCCTCATAACCGCAATGAGCAACTAAATCTATCCTGTGATATTGCAATTTCACCAAAAGCTAAGAGTCATAACGGAAACGCCACAATATAATTATTAGCCTGATTTATCGCCTCAAAAAGTCTTGTGATTTAAGAATGCTAGTTTCTGCCAATAAGAACTCGTCATCACCATTAAAATCCCTATTTGCAACTGAAAAATTCCCAGCTGATCAATCTTTTCTGTGTCTCATGTGGTCTGTTTGCAAACTTTGAAAGATTTGGCTGAAACATTTTAACAGTTGCCAAAAGGTTGGGGGTTGGTGGCAGCAGCACCACTACTG
Coding sequences within it:
- the LOC133437709 gene encoding B-cell receptor CD22-like isoform X1, which encodes MAGALTFLLTVSLMQGVQSGGWNVSVPPTVEVMAGSPLTIRCSFEIEDIHKNDLNSICKAIWLSKDEHSTYYDSKLRGTIKTTGDLTKKDCTTTFHNLCPHHSDTYYFRLECPNRLKWSFTDTLVNLVVKENPRMPTLNPSTLEVKEGTSVSLSCSAPAACLSHPPTLTWTSPLEDSQRTLQENQDKTNIVTSVLSFTASHLHHTKTFSCTAVYRKPYGRLDEHTISLTAFITFSPKDTRVLASPSGPVPENTAVTLTCSSDANPPVKSYTWYRADGHKETVIGTGRVLTITASTVSRFFFCKAGNDFGDGRSGKHVIDVQYLPKETRVSVSPSGPVPENTAVTLTCSSDANPPVKSYTWYRADGHQETVIGTGRVLTITASTVNRFFFCKAGNYLGDGRSKYSKIDVQFPPQILLSSVCNTTAGLVNCSCETEGNPSPSVHWYLDGLPVNQSGKFAVSKDSLNDKHVRSIITVSQPQERDLSTLLCRSFNYLGSANHRFCGNCLQISAENQVSDRQLLHVFIASTVLLGLICVLLFCISVVNYRRNTKSQLTNEIHANASGHLLRREQNEVDNTEDDDSYVNTSEMKREVAVRPAARSQLNNGPGNAEGASKSSGENGEDVVYTSVIWKSKAKKEKNSVDMDPSERAHAEEEKCAAGGVSRNVMGETQEMGIPHNELGPRNLRKKVECEYAHVKFKNKTG
- the LOC133437709 gene encoding B-cell receptor CD22-like isoform X2 — protein: MAGALTFLLTVSLMQGVQSGGWNVSVPPTVEVMAGSPLTIRCSFEIEDIHKNDLNSICKAIWLSKDEHSTYYDSKLRGTIKTTGDLTKKDCTTTFHNLCPHHSDTYYFRLECPNRLKWSFTDTLVNLVVKENPRMPTLNPSTLEVKEGTSVSLSCSAPAACLSHPPTLTWTSPLEDSQRTLQENQDKTNIVTSVLSFTASHLHHTKTFSCTAVYRKPYGRLDEHTISLTAFITFSPKDTRVLASPSGPVPENTAVTLTCSSDANPPVKSYTWYRADGHKETVIGTGRVLTITASTVSRFFFCKAGNDFGDGRSGKHVIDVQYLPKETRVSVSPSGPVPENTAVTLTCSSDANPPVKSYTWYRADGHQETVIGTGRVLTITASTVNRFFFCKAGNYLGDGRSKYIPPQILLSSVCNTTAGLVNCSCETEGNPSPSVHWYLDGLPVNQSGKFAVSKDSLNDKHVRSIITVSQPQERDLSTLLCRSFNYLGSANHRFCGNCLQISAENQVSDRQLLHVFIASTVLLGLICVLLFCISVVNYRRNTKSQLTNEIHANASGHLLRREQNEVDNTEDDDSYVNTSEMKREVAVRPAARSQLNNGPGNAEGASKSSGENGEDVVYTSVIWKSKAKKEKNSVDMDPSERAHAEEEKCAAGGVSRNVMGETQEMGIPHNELGPRNLRKKVECEYAHVKFKNKTG
- the LOC133437709 gene encoding sialoadhesin-like isoform X3: MPTLNPSTLEVKEGTSVSLSCSAPAACLSHPPTLTWTSPLEDSQRTLQENQDKTNIVTSVLSFTASHLHHTKTFSCTAVYRKPYGRLDEHTISLTAFITFSPKDTRVLASPSGPVPENTAVTLTCSSDANPPVKSYTWYRADGHKETVIGTGRVLTITASTVSRFFFCKAGNDFGDGRSGKHVIDVQYLPKETRVSVSPSGPVPENTAVTLTCSSDANPPVKSYTWYRADGHQETVIGTGRVLTITASTVNRFFFCKAGNYLGDGRSKYSKIDVQFPPQILLSSVCNTTAGLVNCSCETEGNPSPSVHWYLDGLPVNQSGKFAVSKDSLNDKHVRSIITVSQPQERDLSTLLCRSFNYLGSANHRFCGNCLQISAENQVSDRQLLHVFIASTVLLGLICVLLFCISVVNYRRNTKSQLTNEIHANASGHLLRREQNEVDNTEDDDSYVNTSEMKREVAVRPAARSQLNNGPGNAEGASKSSGENGEDVVYTSVIWKSKAKKEKNSVDMDPSERAHAEEEKCAAGGVSRNVMGETQEMGIPHNELGPRNLRKKVECEYAHVKFKNKTG